The stretch of DNA ACGAAATATGAAATCAAAGCTGCTACTCCACAAACAAACGCGGAATTATCAAAAATTAAAAATGCTGATTTTAAAGGTACTGATATTAAGAAGTAGCACCAATAACTTGATGTTAAGATTTAAAAAATATCGTTCGATATATCATTAATTCGGAGCTGATCCCATGAATTTCACACCTTCGTTCCTAAACAAACGCTCACGCGTGGCGACGGTTACAATTGAAGAAGATGCGATCCGAATGGTGGAAGTGAAGTCAACGTCTCCTTTGCATGTAGTTTGTGCAGAGGAGCGTTCTTTGCCTTCTGGCGTTGTAACGGATGGCAAAATTGTGGACGCAGATACGCTGGTGTCTATTTTAGGCGAGGCTGTGGAAGAATGGAAACTTTCCCGCAAATCCGTTCGGTTCTTAGCACCAGACGAATATGTGATTATCCGCAAACTATCATATCCTCCCGATGTTCGAAGGGATGAGTTGAAAGGCCACTTCTTTATTGAAATTGGTTCGACACTTTATTTACCTTTCGAAGACCCCGTATTTGATGTGGTCCCTTACACTGCATCAACTGATACAAAAGAAGCGATATTGATTGCTTCAAAAGAAAGTATTTTAAATACATATGAAGACGCTTTTGAAGACGTCAAAATGAAACCGATTGTGGCCGATATTGGACCACTGGCCCTGTATCGTTTGGCATATGCCCAATATACCTATTCCGGTGAAGAACATATTCTACTATTGGATGTCAAAAACGATAACTATACTGTTTCGATTTTTCATCAACATTTCCCATTATTCATGCGACCTGTTGAAGTAAATGAACCTGATGAGTCGAATTTCTTCAGTGGAGCACAAACATCAAAGATGGACTCACTTCTATCTGAAGTCTCAAAGCTCATCAATTTCTATCGCTACAATATGAACCAAGGAAATGAAGGCATCACACATATTTTGCTTAACGGTGAAATGGATAATTGGGAAGAACTATTGCGACAAATGGAACTCCGGTTCGAAGTTCATACTTCCACAGTTGTTCGCGAAAAGATTTATATGGAAGATGGAAAAGCCATCCCGATACGCTTTAATCGAGCACTCGGACTTGCGTTGAAAGAGGTGTAAGGATGTTAGTCGATATTAATTTACTTTCCGAAAAAGAACGGGATCGTCCCGCCTTTGTCGTGGCTGCCATCTTACTGATTATCATCGGCCTATTCGGAGGGCTCGTTTTTTATTTCCTAGGAAATTCTTATGAGACCAAGGGGCAAGTTCTGAGTGCCCAAAGTGTAGAAGTTGCCAGTCAGCAAGCTGCCATTCAAGAACAGATGCTGACAACCGAAGCATTGAACGATACTCAAAAGCTGCAAAAAACCGTTGATTGGGCAGAAGCTTACCAATATGATACTTTGCCGTTACTTCGGGAACTTACTTCACTTCTTCCTGAACGAGGATTTTTCATGAACTTTTCGTTTACTTCACCAAGTGAAGCACTAGTTGACGTTCAATTTGATACATCACGTGAAGCAGCATTTTATTTAACCCAGTTAAAAGCATCTGAGATGATTACTGCCGTTAGCTTATCAACCCTTACATATCAACCGTTGGAAGAAGCAGAGGAAGAAGAAACTGATGACACTGCGACAGCAGTTGAACCTGTTATGCCCCGTTATTTGGCTTCATACTTAATCACTTTTTTAGATACACGTATGCCAGCTGAAGGGACTGCGGTACCAGTGGATCCGAATGCACCTCCAGTTGAAGGGGAAACCCCAACAGAAGGCGGAACGCAAGCGGAAGAACAGCCAGTAGAACCGCCTGTGACTGAAACGCAACCTCCTGCAGACGATGCGCAAGGAGATGATGTAAATGAGTAGTCTGACACGTAAACAAAAAGAAGTCGGCCTGATCGTCCTATCCAGTTTGTTTTGTATAGCAATTCTTGCCTATTCATATTTCACATTCTACTCTCCCAAAAAAGAGAGTTTTGCTGTCTCTGAAACGACGCTCACAACGGATAGACAAGTATTGTTTGCGCTGGAACAGCAACTGGCTGATCAGCCTGAAATTCCAGTGGTCAGTTCGCTTGAATTGCAAAAGAAAGTTCCAGTTGATCCATTATCTGAACTTGTTTTATTACAAATTGAGAAAGCGGAAGTTCTCTCACAGTCACTTGTTCAATCTGTGAGTTTTACAGAAGGACCAGTTGTCATTGAATCCCCTCCAGAAGGGGTTGAGACACTTCAGGAACTTCTTGTGAGTTTGTCGATTGAAACGCCTACCTACACGACATTGGAGACTTTCATCGATGAACTTGAAAAGTTGGATCGCATATTAATCGTTGATTCGATTCAGTTCAGCTCTTCTGGTGAAGTGACAACCGTTGGACAAGAGGATGAGAAATTACAACTGACGCTGACATTCTCTGCATTTTATCGACCAGACCTAACCGAACTACTCGAAGAAGGTCCTAAAGTCGATACGCCACCTCCAGCAGAAAAAGGGAATCCGCTTCCTGCGAACAATGGTGTTGTTACTGGAGAAGTAGAGTCGAGTAAAGATGAAACTGCACTGGTGGAAGGTCAGATTATCGAGAACATTGAAACGGATGAAGAAGCAACTTCCGATTCAGACACGGTATCCAGTAATTTTGAATCTCAAACGTACACTGTTCAACCTGGCGATTCATTATACTCTATTTCTATTGAATACTATGGAGATCGATCAGGCGAACAGAAAATCAAACAAGCAAACGGTTTACATTCAAACAAAATCGTAGCAAATTCAACACTAGTCATTCCAAAATAAGAAACAAAAACTGGAGAGCGTACGTTGCCTCCAGTTTTTGTGTGATTGAGAGGTAAGTATGGACATTCTATATACAACATTATTTTTCATATACGGACTTATTTTTGGCTCTTTCTACAATGTCGTCGGATTGCGTTTACCGAAAAATGAATCGATTGTGTCGCCGCCGTCGCACTGCACGATTTGCGATCGACGTTTGACGATCAAAGATTTGGTTCCGGTATTTTCATTTGTTTTCCTGAAAGGGAAATGTCGGGGATGCGGGACAAAAATCAATTGGATTTACCCCGTGATGGAACTTGTGACGGGAGGTTTGTTTGCCTTCGCATTCTATCAACTAGGTTTCTCGTGGGAATTGATTGTTGCAATTTTGTTTATATCGATGCTCGTCATCATCACGGTATCAGATCTTGCTTATATGCTTATCCCAGATAAAGTCCTGTTGTTCTTTGGCGTTTTATTGATTATTGCGCGGATTTTATCTCCACTAGAGCCTTGGTGGGACAGCATCATAGGTGCTGCAGGAGGGTTTGGAATCTTGTTACTGATTGCGATCTTGTCGAAAGGCGGAATGGGTGGTGGCGATATTAAATTGTTCGCGGTCATCGGTCTTGTGCTTGGGATGATTCCAACTTTGTTGACATTGTTCCTGGCCGCATTTATTGGTGCAATCGTTGGCGTTATACACTTGCGCCGCTCAAAACAAGGGCGCAAAACGCCAGTGCCTTTTGGACCTTCGATTGCACTCGCAGCCATCGTTGTCTATTTTTATGGGAAACAAATACTCGATTGGTATATAAATTTGTTAGTTTAACTCGAAAACTTTTTTGGACAAGCCGACACCGGTCTTGTCTTTTTTTATTGCTCAAATGGTAGCGTTAAAGAAAAACGGGGTGATCAATTGCGTCTTTCAAAAACGTTCTCAAAGTTTTCATACACATTGGCAATCATACATGGTTTTCTTATCGGAGCTGTTTCGATTGGCATATTCGCAATCTTTATTCAGTGGCAGGATAATTCGAAAGCTGAGACTCCTGAGACATCCGCAACGACTGACAAACCAGAACAAGTCGAGGTGACTGCACCGCCAAATACGACAACACCGACTCAATTTTATGCGAAGCAACACGGTGTATTTACCACAGCCGACGGGGCTACTGCCTTGCTTCAATCAAATCCAGCAATGAAATCCGCAGCCATTGTCATCACGGATGGAAAATATTTTGTGTGGTCCGCAGCAAGCACCGTGGAAAGTGAAGTGAAAGTGGAAGGCAGCACGGAGTCTTTCGTGAAACCATTCCGGATCAATTCGGCAGCATGTACCGAACAAGCCATGCAAAAATTGCCTGTTTTCCTTGCGAATCCAGACCCGGCAAAATTTAATTTTGCGGACACTGGAAATAAGGGTGCCAAACCAAAAGACTGGGACTCTAACATTGCTGCTATATCAACACTTTCAAAGGAATTAAACGTCATTAGAGTTCAATTGTTATCGCATTATTTTGCTCAAAATGATTGCTTGAAAATTGAATTATAAGCCCTTTTATTTGGTCAAAATGAAATTATTGCCCTTTATACACATTTTTCAACTTCGACATCATTCTGTATGATGTCAAAAAGGAGCTGATTTCATTGGAATTCAAAACAACAAAACCGTTAATTTTAGCATCTGCTTCACCGAGGAGAAAAGAGTTATTATCACTGCTTGGGGTACCCTTTGAAGTGAAAACAGTGGAGATAGATGAGGAGGACATTTTCGGATGCTCGCCTGCCGAACTCGTTTGCAACATTGCGATGGAAAAAGGACTGGCCGTCGCTGAATACAATCAGCACGCAATCGTCATCAGTGCCGATACCATGGTATTTCTTGATGATGAGGCACTTGGGAAGCCTAAAAATGCAGAGATGGCGAAACTGTATTTGCGGAGATTATCCGGTAGGACACATACGGTTATTACGGGAGTATCCATCTATTTTGAAGGAATTTGCAATGTGTTTTTTGAAGAGACAAAAGTCACTTTTTATAAATTAACGGACGAATGGATTAACAGTTATGTGGCAAGTGGCGATTGCTACGACAAGGCAGGGGCTTATGGTATCCAAACAGCAGGTACTTTGATGGTGGAACATATTAACGGAGACTACAATAATGTTGTGGGTTTACCTATTGCGGAAGTGTATCGAGAACTTATGAATTTAGAACTACTTGAGATGAAATCTGCTGGAGTACAATATGATAACTGAAGTAAAACCGACACTGATGATTCGTGACGTCCATGCTTCCGATCGCCCACGTGAAAGACTGATAAACCAAGGTGCAGCCGCGTTATCGAACCAAGAATTGATTGCCATTTTACTAAGGACGGGTACCAAACAGGAATCCGTCCTTCATTTGGCGAATCGAGTGTTGACGTTCTTTGAACAACTGCATGAATTGAAAAATGCAACCATCGAAGAAATCATGTCCGTTAAAGGGATTGGAGAAGCGAAAGCGGTTCAGCTGCTTGCTGCAGTAGAACTTGGTAGAAGGCTATCTTTACAACAAACAGATGAGAAATTCACCGTTCGTTCTCCGAAAGACGCTGCAACATTCTTAATGACGGATATGACATCTTTAAAGCAAGAAAATTTTGTCTGTCTTTTCATGAATGTTAAGAATCAAGTGATACACAAACAAACCATTTTTATCGGCAGTTTAAATGCTAGTATCGTACACCCCAGGGAGATATTCAGAGAGGCAGTGAAACGTTCAGCTGCCTCGATTATCTGTGCCCATAACCATCCGTCAGGTAACCCGTCCCCTTCACCCGAAGACATAGAAGTAACGAAGCGAATACAGGAAGCCGGGCGCATTATGGGCATCGAATTGCTCGACCATGTCATTATCGGTGATCATCAATTTATCAGTTTGAAGGAAAAGGGTTACATGTGACACTGTGATTTTCTCCTTTTATCCGTTATAATCAAATTTATGGTTTAAACTAAGCTAAGATTAACTGGCTAAGGATAGAAAGGAAGAACATAACGTGTTTGGATTTGGAGCAAAAGATGTCGGGATTGACCTAGGCACAGCAAATACTTTGGTATTTATTAAAGGAAAAGGAATCGTTTTACGCGAACCTTCAGTAGTTGCAAGAAATACAAATAATGGCGATATCGTTGCAGTAGGTAACGATGCTAAAAATATGATTGGTCGTACACCGGGTTCAATCGTGGCTATCCGCCCGATGAAAGATGGCGTAATTGCAGATTTTGATATTACGACTTCAATGATTCAATACTATTTAAAAGAAGCGATGAAAGCTTCTGGTGGTACGTGGAAAAAACCTAACGTCATGATTTGTGTGCCATACGGGATTACTTCGGTAGAACGTCGTGCAGTGATTGATGCAGCTCGTCAAGCGGGTGCTCGTGATGCTGTGACAATCGAAGAACCATTTGCAGCGGCAATCGGTTCGAACTTGCCAGTATGGGAACCAACAGGCAGTATGGTCGTTGATATCGGTGGAGGAACAACTGAAGTTGCAGTTATTTCACTTGGTGGTATCGTAACAAGCGAATCGGTACGTGTTGCAGGAGACGCGATGGATCATGCGATTACAAGTTACATTCGTAAAATGTACAACTTGACGATCGGTGAACGTACGGCTGAAGCAATTAAAATGGAAATCGGTTCTGCTAGAGTAATAGACAATGTCGAGAAAATGGAAATTCGTGGTCGTGACTTAGTTACAGGTCTTCCTAAAACTATCGAAATTTCTTCTGAAGAAATTGCAGAAGCACTTCGTGAGTCGATTTCAGCTATAATCGACGGTGTGAAAAAGACATTGGAACAAACTCCACCAGAATTATCTGCTGACGTAATGGAACGTGGAATCGTCTTAACTGGCGGTGGCGCATTACTGAAAAACTTGGACAAAGTGATTAGTGATGAGACAAGCATGCCTGTGTTCATTGCAGAAAATCCATTGGATTGCGTCGCAATTGGTACGGGAATGGCGCTAGATCATTTGAACATGATTCGCCAAAATTCTAAACACTAAGGAGGACCGTTCCAATGCCACATTTTTTTTCGAATAAGCGTTTGATTTTGCTGCTTGTCGGGGTGATTTTTCTTGTGGCATTGATCAGCTTCTCTCTCAGAGATCGCGATAATGCGTCGTTACCTGAACAGATTATTAAGGATGTCGTTGGTTTTGGGCAATCAATTTTCTCAAAACCAACACAGTACATAACGGGTGTTTTCGATAGTGTCGATGCTTTGTTAAATACGTACGATGAAAATAAACGTTTGAAAAGTCGTTTGGAAGAATTTGCAAAATTGCAAGCGGACGTCAACGATTTAGCATCCGAGAATACGAGACTTCGAGAAATCGTAGACAAGCAGGACGATCTCAGGGACTATGAACCGATTCAGGCAACTGTTATCGCGAGAAATCCTGATCAGTGGGAAGAAAAAGTAATTCTTGATAAAGGGGAAGTCCATGGAGTTGAAAAAAACATGGCCATCCTTACAGCACAAGGGTTGATTGGGAAAGTTGTTCTGACAACTCCATTCACTTCAACTGTAGAACTATTATCCACTCAAAATCCTAACTATCGCGTATCTGCGATGGTAATGGGTGAAAAAGAAGTATTCGGTTTAATAGAAGGATACGATGATGAACGAAAAGAACTTATTTTAAAACGAATCGATTCCAATATTAAAATTAAAAAAGGTCAGAAAATCATGTCATCTGGACTAGGCGGGATTTTCCCGAAAGGTATATTAATCGGGGAAATTACAGAAGTCTCGACAGACGATTTCGGACTGACGAAAATGGCATATATCAAGCCAGCGGCAGATTTTGCACTACTTGATCATGTCATGATTGCGAAACGAACGATGACAACAGTAAAAAATGGTGCAGACGGCGATAACAGTGCGACGGATGAGACTTCAAAAGATGAGGACGCCTCATGAAGCGATTGATTATTCCAGCCATTGCCGTCGTGCTGTTTTATCTTGAACCTGTGTTCGGATTATTTTCTCCCCTCGATATTAGTGGGGAGTATCGTTTTTTAATCCCTCGATTTCTCATCATGTATTTAATATTCATTTCCATCTACTATAGTCGCAATCGCGCGATGTTGTATGCATTACTTTTTGGGCTCTTGTATGATGTGTTTTTCATTGATATTATTGGATTGTACTCTTTCTTATATCCATTAATTTGTTTAATTGCTAGTTTTATCGTGAAATTCATTCACCAGCATCTGATTGTGACAACGGCTTTGTCACTTGTATTGGTAGCAGGTCTTGAATTCGTGCTTTATCAATTCTTTTCATTGATCGGGTTAACAGACATTTCGCTTGCTGTATTTGTACGCGAACGATTAATTCCCACAATGATTGCAAATTCAATTTTCTTAGTGGTGCTCGGCTGGGCATTTAAATACGTAATCAATGCACGTTTGTTGCAACGGTTAAATCAGCCAAATTGATTCTACGCGCGAGGTGACGCATTTGATGACGAAAAAGCAACTAGTCTACATAAAAGGAACTAAAGACGGTCTAGTGCTTCGGCTTGATGATCAATGCGCATATGCCGAACTGGTGGAAGAACTAAAACGTAAAGTATCGGACGAAGGCATCGATGGACAAGCGGAAGTCTTGCTGCAGCTTGGCAATCGCTTTTGTTCAGAAGAACAGACCAAAGAACTCATAGCGAGCGTGCACACGTCACCACATTTACGTGTTTCACGAGTGCAGAGTGATGTCATTTCAATTGAAGAAAGCAACCGTCGAATTCTAGAGCGTCAATCCGAAACGTTTGTCGGCATCGTTCGTTCTGGACAAATTGTTCGGGCAGAAGGTGACTTGGTCGTTGTGGGAGATGTGAACCCGAATGGCAAAGTCATCGCCGGAGGAAATATTTTTGTTCTCGGTCGTTTGAAGGGAATTGCCCATGCAGGGGCGAATGGTAATAAAGAAGCAGTTATTGCTGCGTCTTGGTTGGAAGCAACCCATCTGATGATTCATGAAGCACTAGAAATCATGACAGATGAACTAACCATTCTTTCGGAACAACCAGAAATGGAATGTGCATACTTACATGCAAATGGCTTCATCGCCATTGATAGATTGCAAGAACTGCGTTTATTAAGACCGCAATTATCTACATTTAAAGGAGGAAGCTAATGTGGGAGAAGCTATAGTAATTACTTCAGGTAAGGGAGGCGTTGGTAAAACAACGACTACTGCTAACCTCGGGACTGCATTGGCACTTCAAGGTAAGAAAGTTTGTTTAATCGACACCGATATCGGCTTACGAAACCTTGACGTTGTACTTGGTTTAGAAAACCGTATCATTTATGATCTGGTTGACGTAATTGAAGGCCGATGTAAAGTACATCAAGCTTTAGTAAAAGATAAACGTTTTGAAGATAAATTATTCCTGTTGCCAGCAGCACAAACGACTGATAAAAACGCCATTAATCCTGAACAAATGAAAGAACTTGTGACGGAATTAAAACGCGATTACGATTATGTCGTCATTGACTGTCCAGCAGGGATTGAACAAGGTTACAAAAACGCAGTGGCAGGAGCTGACCGTGCGATCGTTGTCACAACACCTGAAATTTCAGCTGTACGTGATGCGGATCGTATCATCGGCTTGCTAGAGCAAGAAGATATTGCACCGCCAAAATTAATCATTAACCGCATTCGTCAACATTTGATGAAATCTGGCGATGCACTGGATGTCAACGAAATCACGACGCACCTATCCATCGACTTGCTAGGTATCATCATGGATGACGAAAATGTCATCACCTCTTCAAATAAAGGGGAGCCTATTGTCATGGACCCAACAAACCGTGCAGCACTTGGCTA from Paenisporosarcina sp. FSL H8-0542 encodes:
- a CDS encoding prepilin peptidase; translation: MDILYTTLFFIYGLIFGSFYNVVGLRLPKNESIVSPPSHCTICDRRLTIKDLVPVFSFVFLKGKCRGCGTKINWIYPVMELVTGGLFAFAFYQLGFSWELIVAILFISMLVIITVSDLAYMLIPDKVLLFFGVLLIIARILSPLEPWWDSIIGAAGGFGILLLIAILSKGGMGGGDIKLFAVIGLVLGMIPTLLTLFLAAFIGAIVGVIHLRRSKQGRKTPVPFGPSIALAAIVVYFYGKQILDWYINLLV
- a CDS encoding LysM peptidoglycan-binding domain-containing protein; protein product: MSSLTRKQKEVGLIVLSSLFCIAILAYSYFTFYSPKKESFAVSETTLTTDRQVLFALEQQLADQPEIPVVSSLELQKKVPVDPLSELVLLQIEKAEVLSQSLVQSVSFTEGPVVIESPPEGVETLQELLVSLSIETPTYTTLETFIDELEKLDRILIVDSIQFSSSGEVTTVGQEDEKLQLTLTFSAFYRPDLTELLEEGPKVDTPPPAEKGNPLPANNGVVTGEVESSKDETALVEGQIIENIETDEEATSDSDTVSSNFESQTYTVQPGDSLYSISIEYYGDRSGEQKIKQANGLHSNKIVANSTLVIPK
- a CDS encoding Maf family protein — protein: MEFKTTKPLILASASPRRKELLSLLGVPFEVKTVEIDEEDIFGCSPAELVCNIAMEKGLAVAEYNQHAIVISADTMVFLDDEALGKPKNAEMAKLYLRRLSGRTHTVITGVSIYFEGICNVFFEETKVTFYKLTDEWINSYVASGDCYDKAGAYGIQTAGTLMVEHINGDYNNVVGLPIAEVYRELMNLELLEMKSAGVQYDN
- the mreD gene encoding rod shape-determining protein MreD is translated as MKRLIIPAIAVVLFYLEPVFGLFSPLDISGEYRFLIPRFLIMYLIFISIYYSRNRAMLYALLFGLLYDVFFIDIIGLYSFLYPLICLIASFIVKFIHQHLIVTTALSLVLVAGLEFVLYQFFSLIGLTDISLAVFVRERLIPTMIANSIFLVVLGWAFKYVINARLLQRLNQPN
- the minD gene encoding septum site-determining protein MinD, with amino-acid sequence MGEAIVITSGKGGVGKTTTTANLGTALALQGKKVCLIDTDIGLRNLDVVLGLENRIIYDLVDVIEGRCKVHQALVKDKRFEDKLFLLPAAQTTDKNAINPEQMKELVTELKRDYDYVVIDCPAGIEQGYKNAVAGADRAIVVTTPEISAVRDADRIIGLLEQEDIAPPKLIINRIRQHLMKSGDALDVNEITTHLSIDLLGIIMDDENVITSSNKGEPIVMDPTNRAALGYRNIARRILGESVPLMSLEQERKGMFSKIKSIFAK
- the pilM gene encoding pilus assembly protein PilM, yielding MNFTPSFLNKRSRVATVTIEEDAIRMVEVKSTSPLHVVCAEERSLPSGVVTDGKIVDADTLVSILGEAVEEWKLSRKSVRFLAPDEYVIIRKLSYPPDVRRDELKGHFFIEIGSTLYLPFEDPVFDVVPYTASTDTKEAILIASKESILNTYEDAFEDVKMKPIVADIGPLALYRLAYAQYTYSGEEHILLLDVKNDNYTVSIFHQHFPLFMRPVEVNEPDESNFFSGAQTSKMDSLLSEVSKLINFYRYNMNQGNEGITHILLNGEMDNWEELLRQMELRFEVHTSTVVREKIYMEDGKAIPIRFNRALGLALKEV
- a CDS encoding rod shape-determining protein; this translates as MFGFGAKDVGIDLGTANTLVFIKGKGIVLREPSVVARNTNNGDIVAVGNDAKNMIGRTPGSIVAIRPMKDGVIADFDITTSMIQYYLKEAMKASGGTWKKPNVMICVPYGITSVERRAVIDAARQAGARDAVTIEEPFAAAIGSNLPVWEPTGSMVVDIGGGTTEVAVISLGGIVTSESVRVAGDAMDHAITSYIRKMYNLTIGERTAEAIKMEIGSARVIDNVEKMEIRGRDLVTGLPKTIEISSEEIAEALRESISAIIDGVKKTLEQTPPELSADVMERGIVLTGGGALLKNLDKVISDETSMPVFIAENPLDCVAIGTGMALDHLNMIRQNSKH
- the minC gene encoding septum site-determining protein MinC, with protein sequence MTKKQLVYIKGTKDGLVLRLDDQCAYAELVEELKRKVSDEGIDGQAEVLLQLGNRFCSEEQTKELIASVHTSPHLRVSRVQSDVISIEESNRRILERQSETFVGIVRSGQIVRAEGDLVVVGDVNPNGKVIAGGNIFVLGRLKGIAHAGANGNKEAVIAASWLEATHLMIHEALEIMTDELTILSEQPEMECAYLHANGFIAIDRLQELRLLRPQLSTFKGGS
- the radC gene encoding DNA repair protein RadC, which produces MITEVKPTLMIRDVHASDRPRERLINQGAAALSNQELIAILLRTGTKQESVLHLANRVLTFFEQLHELKNATIEEIMSVKGIGEAKAVQLLAAVELGRRLSLQQTDEKFTVRSPKDAATFLMTDMTSLKQENFVCLFMNVKNQVIHKQTIFIGSLNASIVHPREIFREAVKRSAASIICAHNHPSGNPSPSPEDIEVTKRIQEAGRIMGIELLDHVIIGDHQFISLKEKGYM
- the mreC gene encoding rod shape-determining protein MreC, producing the protein MPHFFSNKRLILLLVGVIFLVALISFSLRDRDNASLPEQIIKDVVGFGQSIFSKPTQYITGVFDSVDALLNTYDENKRLKSRLEEFAKLQADVNDLASENTRLREIVDKQDDLRDYEPIQATVIARNPDQWEEKVILDKGEVHGVEKNMAILTAQGLIGKVVLTTPFTSTVELLSTQNPNYRVSAMVMGEKEVFGLIEGYDDERKELILKRIDSNIKIKKGQKIMSSGLGGIFPKGILIGEITEVSTDDFGLTKMAYIKPAADFALLDHVMIAKRTMTTVKNGADGDNSATDETSKDEDAS